From Pontibacter actiniarum, a single genomic window includes:
- the rplQ gene encoding 50S ribosomal protein L17, translated as MRHGKKINHLGRTASHRKAMLSNMASSLILHKRLSTTVAKAKALRKYVEPLLTKSKSDTTHSRRTVFAYLQNKESVKELFDEVSVKIANRPGGYTRILKTGYRLGDNAEMCVIELVDYNEDMLATTGTAAAGAKKTRRRGGKKKAEDTAAETTTATEATEAPAESNDSNEETKNAE; from the coding sequence ATGAGACACGGTAAAAAAATCAATCACTTAGGAAGAACTGCTTCACACCGTAAGGCAATGCTGTCTAACATGGCATCATCCCTTATTCTGCACAAGCGTCTTTCTACAACAGTGGCCAAGGCTAAAGCACTTCGTAAGTACGTAGAGCCTTTGCTAACAAAATCAAAGAGCGACACAACGCACTCTAGAAGAACAGTTTTTGCTTATCTTCAGAACAAAGAGTCTGTTAAGGAGCTTTTTGACGAAGTATCTGTTAAAATCGCTAACAGACCAGGTGGTTACACTCGTATCCTGAAGACTGGCTACAGACTGGGTGACAACGCAGAAATGTGTGTGATCGAACTGGTAGACTACAACGAGGATATGCTGGCTACAACTGGTACTGCTGCTGCTGGTGCGAAGAAAACGCGTCGCCGTGGTGGTAAGAAGAAAGCTGAGGACACTGCTGCTGAAACTACAACAGCAACAGAGGCTACTGAAGCTCCTGCTGAGTCTAACGATTCTAACGAAGAGACGAAAAATGCTGAATAA
- the carA gene encoding glutamine-hydrolyzing carbamoyl-phosphate synthase small subunit: MKKHTSSEAILLLEDGTVYKGKSLGRIGTSGGELCFNTGMTGYQEIFTDPSYYGQLVVTTVSHVGNYGVQHQEVESGKVQISGLVCKEFSHHFSRKTAEGSLQDYFEKAGVVGICEIDTRALVRHIRDKGAMNAIVSSEITDVEQLRKMLAEVPSMDGLELSSHVSTPDEYHLKPEEVKFRVAVLDLGVKRNSLNNFMQRGCEVKVFPYNTPFEEMEKWNPDGYFISNGPGDPAATKHAVQSVKQILERDRPMFGICMGHQILAQANGIATYKMHNGHRGLNQPVKNLLTGKSEITSQNHGFVVDAEQLKNHPDVEITHINLNDNTVEGMRMRTKPAFSVQYHPESSPGPHDSTYLFDEFVALLEKSKNKV, encoded by the coding sequence ATGAAAAAACATACATCCTCTGAAGCAATCCTTCTTCTGGAAGACGGAACCGTGTATAAGGGAAAAAGCTTGGGCCGCATCGGTACTTCGGGTGGTGAGCTTTGCTTTAACACTGGTATGACCGGTTACCAGGAAATCTTTACCGACCCTTCCTACTATGGGCAGCTGGTGGTTACCACCGTGTCTCATGTCGGCAACTACGGTGTGCAGCACCAGGAAGTGGAGTCTGGCAAAGTACAGATCAGCGGGCTGGTCTGTAAAGAGTTCTCTCACCATTTTTCCCGCAAAACGGCTGAAGGCTCGCTGCAGGATTACTTTGAGAAAGCGGGCGTAGTCGGCATCTGCGAAATCGACACCCGTGCCCTGGTGCGCCATATCCGTGATAAGGGCGCCATGAATGCGATTGTCTCTTCTGAAATAACAGATGTGGAGCAACTGCGTAAAATGCTAGCTGAAGTGCCATCGATGGACGGCCTGGAGCTGTCTTCGCACGTAAGCACGCCGGATGAGTACCACTTAAAGCCTGAAGAGGTGAAGTTCAGAGTGGCGGTACTTGACCTGGGAGTGAAGAGAAACAGCCTGAACAACTTTATGCAGCGCGGCTGCGAGGTGAAGGTGTTCCCTTATAACACTCCCTTTGAAGAAATGGAGAAATGGAATCCGGACGGGTATTTCATCTCGAATGGCCCGGGAGACCCTGCTGCTACCAAACATGCTGTGCAAAGCGTGAAGCAGATACTGGAGCGAGACAGACCTATGTTTGGTATTTGCATGGGCCACCAGATTCTGGCGCAGGCAAACGGCATTGCAACCTATAAGATGCATAACGGGCACAGGGGCCTTAACCAGCCCGTGAAGAACCTGCTGACGGGCAAGAGCGAAATAACAAGCCAGAACCACGGTTTCGTTGTGGATGCGGAGCAGCTCAAGAATCACCCGGATGTAGAGATTACCCATATCAACCTGAACGATAATACGGTAGAAGGCATGCGGATGCGCACCAAACCGGCCTTCTCCGTGCAGTACCACCCGGAGTCTTCTCCAGGGCCACACGACTCCACGTACTTGTTCGATGAGTTTGTGGCGCTGTTAGAAAAGAGTAAAAACAAAGTATAA